Part of the Nicotiana tabacum cultivar K326 chromosome 20, ASM71507v2, whole genome shotgun sequence genome, cgaaggctccagccaatatagatagataaagtagcaaaggtcgtcctggttctggcgggaccagaactaGTGGTATGGACAAGTACtttttgatcttgtcaaaagctttctggcaatcctcggtccagctCGTTTCGGCATCCTTTCTTAGAatcttgaatatgggttcacatatgactgtgaaTTGTGCTATGAAATGACTAATATAGTTGAGACGTGATGTGCTAGAGAATGTCGGCACATTTGGTactaattgcttagattttagcttgttttaaatgCAATTTCCTTTTGTACTTATGTAATCTTAGTGTTTTTCAGTGTTGCATTGTATAAGGCTTAAGGACATAAGAGcatggaaaagagttcaaaaagtcacaaaaaagacaagaaaagagaaaaaaggcatCGCAAATGTGGATATGCTATCGCAAAACACACATGCAAACCACATAATCCACACTGAGATCGTAGATCAAAATTGATTTCTGGGCAAAGTTCAACGTCAAGAATGCGGTCCAGTCTGCGATCGCACAACCTGTTTGTGAGCCGCAGAATGGACCCCAAACTAACCATGAAAGCTGCTGAAGGAAGAAAATACGATGCAAAATGCGATCGCATTCCCACAATGCGGACTGCAAACCATGAATGCGGCGGAGGCCTGGAAACTAGGGTTTTGAAGTGCGATGGGCTTGACGAGAATGCGGACTGCATGTATGTTATGCGACAAAAATGCGGTCGCATATTTGACCGaaaggggtatttttgtccgttCTCTGTCCTGAATTTTGgacctctataaatagatttattagGGTTTTGTGAGGAGTAACTGGTCCGATTTTGGGAGCTACAATACAAGACTTAAATATTCttctcttttggaagcttttgggtcAAGAATCTTTCACTTTGTAAACTTTATGACATTTAATATTATCTTGCTTTTGTattttattatgagtagctaattttaAATACTAAGGCTGTGCACCAtaaatgggtgttatgttaatgtggaccctaaatgggtgttatgttaatgggtgtttaacattgaatatatatataatggttggttgatatttatttacttctcattcttcattgattgttggtggttgcaaacattaacaagtgccattgAATTCTTTCTTTGCTTGGAAAAGTGGATTGGAATTTGgaagaagtaaatatcaaagactcaaggtTTTAAACATTGTTTAATGGAATCGCTTAGAaataagtgggttttatttgacatatatattgattgttcttaattgcaactctttatggaaaaatcacaaagaggaaatactacccaactaatggaaaatattgggtaattatttagacatcatttgcatatcaaaaggaccttccattagaaatatatcttGGTTTCTTTAATCAAATTATTAGACATCCGATAGCATTACACTTCATTAAAGGGGACACAATCTTGGTttctttaatcaaattatttacattctcaacATTTAAATTAGCTATCACTTCAAACTGAACTCAATTCATACTCTTTTTACCATTAACACATACTCTTGTTATTGTTAACCGAATAGAATTACGACTTTAGTCGAGCAACACATTActcgagtaaccttttcacacctattccctgtgggattcgaccctaaccttgttgggttattatattttacATTGACCACCTTACACTATTTactaaagtgtaatttgagcgtatcagattttggcaccattgccggggaatacggttttgaaattactaattagtgtgtgctttactttacgttttgttctattccatcacactttgcttgtTTTGTTTGGTGTTGATAGGAAAACATGTCCGAATGTGGTGAAGATGTGGAggcagaaatggaagaaaatcctttTGCGGACATCGAGGAgtacattgaggatacaaatgctaTTGTACCTCCGGCCGTTGGCGCTGCAACTTTCAAGGTGGAACATGGTCTAATCCTTATGCTCAAAGCGGAGGGTTTTTTCAGGAATTCCACTGATGATCCGACACAACATCTTAGAAACTTCTTGGATGTGTGTGCAGTGCATAAGCAGAACAATGTCTCTAATGATGCCCTAAGGTTGAGATGCTTTAAGTACTCTCTAGCTGGGGACGCAAGGAAATGGCTTCAAAATCTGCCACCAAACTCCATTCATTCTTGGCCCGAACTTGTCCGAGCATTCTTGTCTAAATGGTTCCTGCAAAGTAAGAAGTCTGAGCTCCGGGATAAAATCTTCTTTTTCAATCAAGTACCGGGAGAACATCTACATGAGGCATGAGATCGTTTCAAATTAAATTTGGTGAGATCTCCCAACCATGGTTATCCGGATTCTATTTTGTTGGAGAAATTCTACATGGGCTTGGATCCTATAAACCAATCTATAGCCAAGAATGCAGTTGACGGATCTTTCATGGAAAAATCATTTGCAAGGGTGACACAAATACTTGACGAAATGGCAAAGCATAATCAAGCATGGCACTCCGAGGACACCACAGGTGGAATTACATATGGTTCTCCTTCATTGAGCAACATGATCAAGGAAAACCAAGAGAGAGATCTAGTTATTGCAGGGCTTGCTACAAATGTTAATGTGTTAACAAAGATGTTCACCGAAAGCCAAACAAAAAAGGTAAATATGGTTGAAGATGTGCAACCCGTATCAAATGAGGATTTTGAGGAAGCAAATTATGTCAACAACTCTCAAGGAGGCTATCAAAGGCAACAATACCAAGGTCAAGGACAACAAAATCAATGAAGGCAAAACTCGCAAGGGCAAGGCCACCAACAATGGCAAAATAACCAAGGTGGCTCAACCCAAGGAAGTTGGAACAGCAACAACAACTTCTCAAACCAGAGTTCAAACCCTTATGTTCCCCCAAAGGGTCAATATTCAAATTAAATTTCTGCAAGTGAGTCTAAGTTGGAAAGTATGCTCGAATGGGTATTGCAAACTCAAGAAAAATCAGACACTTATATGAGGAACATGACCGAGCTTGTTGGCTCTCATACTGCATCCATTCAAAAATTCGAGATGCAAATGAGAGACCTCTCTAGGGAGCAAAATTCGAGCACAAAATCCAATTGGAAAGTGAAACAAAACCGAGTGTGGAACATCAACGACGGTTAAACCCGtcaatgaaagaggtggtaaagaaagaaatcatcaaaTGGTTAGATGCCGGGGTAGTCTACCCTATTGCCGATAGTTCTTGGGTGAGcctggtgcaatgtgtgccgaaaaagggaggcatgaccgtaattgaaaatgagaaaaatgagctcatcccaacaagaacggtgaccagttggagagtgtgtatggattaTCAAAAGCTCAACAGTGCCACATGCAAAGACCATTttcctatgccttttattgatcaaatgcttgatcggctagcgggaaggtcactctattattttcttgatggatattctggctacaaccaaatcaacatagCATTGAAGGATCAAGAGAAGACGACATTCACGTGCCCCTATGGAACTTTTGCTTTTAGTCGGATGCCATTTGATTTATGCAACGCTCTGGCTACTTTTCAAAGATGCATGATGTCCATTTTCTCCGACATGGTAGAGGATTTTCTAGAAGTCTTCATGGACGACTTCTCAGTGGTTGGTGATTCTTTCGAGCATTGTCTTAACAATCTTAGACAGGTGCTTAAGAAatgtgaagagaccaaccttGTGCTCAATTGGGacaaatgtcacttcatggtggtTGAAGGCATCGTATTGTTGACCAGGCAAAGATCGAGATTATTTCTAAGCTTCCTCCACCTACTTTCGTTAAAGGTGTCCAAAGTTTTTTAGGGCATGCCGGGTTCTATAGGCACTTCATCAAGGACTTCTCCAAGATTGCAAATCCTATGtgcaaactccttgaaaaggatgcCAAATTTGTGTTTGATGAGAAATGCCTCAAAGCCTTTGAGGAGTTGAAGCAAATGCTCACCACgacacctattattgtcacaTCGGATTGGTATcttcctttcgagctcatgtgcaGTGCCAGTGGTGTAGTTATTGGAGCAATGCTTGGCCAATGTCACAGTAAGATTCTCCacccggtctattatgcaagcaagacactcAATGGGGCATAAATGAATTACACGGTGACTTAGCAAGAACTTCTTGCCATTGTCTATGCCTTTGAGATGTTCCGGGCTTATTTGTTGGGATCCATGGTGATAGTGCACACAGATCATGGTGCTCTTCGCTAtctcatggcaaagaaggatgcaaAGCTTCGGTTGATTTGATGGGTCttgttgttgcaagaatttgacttcgaGGTCAAGGATCGCAAGGGAACtcaaaatcaagtggcggatcaTTTATCAAGGCTTGAATAGGCAAAGAGATCAAAGGGAGCTCTTGAAATCAACGACGCATTCCCGGATGAACGTATATTGGCACTATCTAGAACTTTTGCTCCTTGGTATGCCGATATTGCTAACTATTTGGTTAGTGACCTTATCCCGGACGGATTGGAATCCTatcaaaagaagaagtttttGAGAGACTACCAGCAATACTATTGGGAGGAGCCATTCTTGTTTCGTGTTTGTGCTGACAATATTATCAGAAGGTGTGTTCCGGAAGAAGAGATTATGCCAATTCTAAAGGAATGCCACGACTCACCGGTTGGGGGTCATTATGGAGGATATCGAATGGTGGCTAAGGTTCTTGAATGTGGTTACTATTGGCCTTCAATCTATCATGATGTCaatcaaatggtcaaggcttCTGACCAATGTCAAAGACAAGGTTCAATTTCCAAGAGGCATGAAATGCCAATGCACTTTGTGATGGAGATATAGATCTTCGACGTGTGgggaattgatttcatgggtccatttgtaaGCTCTTGCGGGATGAAATATATTTTGTTGGCTGTggactatgtgtccaaatgggttgaagcgatTTCCTTACCAAACAACAAGGCAAGGAGTGTGACCAcattcttgaagaaaaacatGTTCACTCGAtttggcactcctagagccaTTCTTAGTGATGGAGGATCTCACTTCTGTAACAAGGCTTTCACGGGATTACTTGAGAAATATGGCATCAAGAACAAGGTGGCTATACCTTATCATCCGCaatcaagtggtcaagttgaggtttccaacagggagataaagagcattCTAGCAAAAACTgttaatgcaaataggaccgactagtcaaggaagctagatgacgcattatgggcgtACCGCGCGGCTTACAAGACTCCTATTGGTACTTCTCCTTATCGGTTGGTCTTCGGTAAAGCATGTCATCTAACCGTGGAACtggagcacaaggccatgtgagTGTTAAAGAGGTTGAACTTGAACTGGGCTGAAGCTGCAAATTTGAGGTTaacacaactcaatgaaatggagGAATTCCGTTTCAATGCTTATGAAAGCGCAACCAtgtacaaagaaaggatgaagttTGTCCATGATAAGAAGATCTTGAAAAGAGAGTTCAAGTTGGGTGACTTGGTTTTGCTCTTTAACTCAAGGCTCAAATTGTTTCCGGGCAAGCTCAAATCAAAA contains:
- the LOC142174365 gene encoding uncharacterized protein LOC142174365, with protein sequence MGPFVSSCGMKYILLAVDYVSKWVEAISLPNNKARSVTTFLKKNMFTRFGTPRAILSDGGSHFCNKAFTGLLEKYGIKNKVAIPYHPQSSGQVEVSNREIKSILAKTVNANRTD